In a genomic window of Zonotrichia albicollis isolate bZonAlb1 chromosome 7, bZonAlb1.hap1, whole genome shotgun sequence:
- the SLC18A3 gene encoding vesicular acetylcholine transporter: MSEAGGAGRARAAVERLSEAVGERRRRLGTAMGEARRQRRLLLMVVCVALLLDNMLYMVIVPIIPDYIAAMRGGGGTAGPSAPAGGNGSGGGNRSLLPARYPPATGTNEDVQIGVLFASKAMLQLLVNPLSGTLIDRVGYEAPLLAGLAVLFLSTATFAFAENYATLFAARSLQGLGSAFADTAGIALIADRYAEEPARSRALGTALACISFGSLAAPPFGGVLYEFAGRRVPFLVLACVCLLDGLMLLVLAPPGGTGARANMPVGTPIHRLMIDPYIAVVAGALATCNIPLAFLEPTIANWMKDSMGATEWEVGLTWLPAFFPHVLGVYVTVQLAAAYPHLQWFYGALGMAIIGASSCLVPACRNFGQVIIPLCGICFGIALVDTALLPTLAFLVDVRHVSVYGSVYAIADISYCVAYALGPIVAGQIVHTMGFAQLNLGMGLANVLYAPVLLLLKNVCQMKPSHSERNILLEEGPKGLYDTIKMEERKGMGKSLQPAGEMDENGMGSYHRDLKGVSEEDSSDYEYS, translated from the coding sequence ATGTCGGAGGCGGGGGGCGCGGGCCGGGCGCGGGCCGCCGTGGAGCGGCTCTCGGAGGCGGTgggcgagcggcggcggcggctgggCACCGCCATGGGGGAGGcacggcggcagcggcggctgctgctgatggtggTGTGCGTGGCGCTGCTGCTGGACAACATGCTCTACATGGTCATCGTGCCCATCATCCCCGACTACATCGCGGCTATGCGCGGCGGCGGGGGCACCGCCGGCCCGTCCGCGCCCGCGGGGGGCaacgggagcggcggcggcaaCCGGAGCCTTCTGCCTGCGCGGTACCCGCCGGCCACGGGGACCAACGAGGACGTGCAGATCGGGGTGCTGTTCGCCTCCAAAGccatgctgcagctgctggtgaacCCCCTCAGCGGCACCCTCATCGACCGCGTGGGCTACGAAGCACCGCTGCTGGCCGGGCTGGCCGTCCTGTTCCTCTCCACCGCCACCTTCGCCTTCGCCGAGAACTACGCGACGCTGTTCGCGGCGCgcagcctgcaggggctgggctctgcctttgCGGACACGGCCGGCATCGCCCTCATCGCTGACCGCTACGCCGAGGAGCCGGCGCGGAGCCGCGCCCTGGGCACGGCGCTGGCCTGCATCTCCTTCGGCAGCCTGGCCGCCCCCCCCTTCGGCGGCGTCCTCTACGAGTTCGCGGGCAGGCGGGTGCCCTTCCTGGTGCTGGCCTGCGTCTGCCTCCTCGACGGGCTGATGCTGCTGGTCCTGGCGCCGCCCGGTGGCACCGGGGCACGGGCCAACATGCCAGTGGGCACCCCGATACACCGCCTCATGATTGACCCCTACATTGCCGTGGTGGCAGGGGCCCTGGCCACCTGCAACATCCCGCTGGCCTTCCTGGAGCCCACCATCGCCAACTGGATGAAGGATTCCATGGGGGCCACCGAGTGGGAGGTGGGCCTCACCTGGCTGCCCGCCTTCTTCCCCCACGTGCTGGGTGTCTACGTCACCgtccagctggctgctgcctaCCCACACCTGCAGTGGTTTTACGGGGCCCTGGGCATGGCCATCATCggtgccagctcctgcctggtgcCCGCCTGCAGGAATTTCGGGCAGGTCATCATTCCCCTCTGTGGCATCTGCTTTGGCATTGCCCTGgtggacacagccctgctgcccaccctggctTTCCTGGTGGACGTGCGCCACGTCTCAGTCTATGGCAGCGTCTATGCCATTGCAGACATCTCCTATTGTGTGGCATATGCCCTGGGGCCCATCGTGGCTGGCCAGATTGTGCACACCATGGGCTTTGCGCAGCTCAACCTGGGCATGGGGCTTGCCAACGTGCTTTATGcccctgtccttctcctcctcaaAAATGTCTGCCAAATGAAACCCTCTCACTCAGAGAGGAACATCCTCCTTGAAGAAGGACCTAAGGGACTCTACGACACCATCAAAATGGAGGAGCGCAAAGGCATGGGCAAAAGCCTCCAGCCAGCGGGCGAGATGGATGAGAACGGCATGGGCTCTTACCACAGAGACCTGAAAGGGGTGTCTGAGGAGGACTCATCCGACTATGAGTACAGTTAG